A DNA window from Paenibacillus andongensis contains the following coding sequences:
- a CDS encoding thiamine phosphate synthase, with translation MTGYELHVISNGKLPWTELAAIATQIHPYVTAIHIREKTKSLDEIFLGVQFLLETGIPAKSLYINGYPSIVTAAGLGGLQLQGSTPPLVTLREFCQGVQRTGVSIHSAEEAKQREQEGADYVMFGHIFASNSKVGIPPKGLESLKDVAAQVSIPIIAIGGIRPERVSSVLEAGASGIAVMSGIWEAKDPLAAVKAYANELERKEVG, from the coding sequence ATGACTGGATATGAACTGCATGTCATTTCCAATGGTAAGTTACCTTGGACAGAGTTGGCGGCGATTGCAACTCAGATTCATCCCTATGTTACAGCCATCCATATACGTGAAAAGACGAAATCATTAGACGAGATCTTCCTAGGTGTTCAGTTTTTGCTCGAAACAGGTATTCCGGCGAAAAGCCTATATATCAATGGCTACCCGTCCATTGTCACGGCTGCGGGACTAGGTGGATTACAGCTTCAGGGCAGCACCCCGCCACTTGTAACCCTAAGAGAATTCTGTCAGGGAGTGCAGAGGACTGGCGTATCGATACATAGTGCGGAGGAAGCTAAGCAGCGAGAGCAGGAGGGTGCGGATTATGTGATGTTTGGTCATATTTTTGCTTCGAATTCTAAGGTGGGTATCCCGCCTAAAGGGTTGGAGTCGCTCAAAGATGTGGCAGCCCAAGTATCAATTCCGATTATTGCGATCGGAGGCATAAGGCCTGAGCGGGTAAGTTCAGTTTTGGAGGCAGGAGCTTCCGGAATAGCTGTGATGAGTGGGATATGGGAAGCGAAGGATCCGTTAGCCGCAGTGAAGGCTTACGCCAATGAGTTAGAGCGAAAGGAGGTGGGATAA
- a CDS encoding DHA2 family efflux MFS transporter permease subunit: protein MSPREIKERNLSFVPVMTAIFFGSVLATLGMSSISVAVPVLMEQFHTDLTAMQWTMTGYLLATGVVAPITGYLGDKYSTKYLYIAALIGYTLISGLSAFAWNIESLIAFRILQGIFGGMILPATMTILYQVIPREKQAFALSMWTLSTMLSPTFGPLLAGWLIGKFEWKWLFFMDIPFGIAAVAVAWRLIPYYKLNTPKTFDLPGLVTVILSSGSLLIAFSEVHAWGWSSWRMLSLLAFGILMLGCFIRRELMIPEPLLNLKVFVNVKYTVSLAVLAVITLNMYSGAFLIPVFLQNVQEVSALEVGLILFPATLAMAGVMPLVGKLYMRVAPQWLIVSGILLIAIGTFAIGRLNVNVSHGYIVMWLTIRYIGLSLTIMPLTNVGMEAIPRELSGHASSVNNWIRQVFGSFSIALFTSLIASRLTVHNQALDLDGAAETGRKLLKAEAFTLSSNDVYIVATMIVLVGFPLVWTLFRGKPRTERVAGHKLRPIQNLTQKEQLK from the coding sequence ATGTCCCCTAGAGAGATAAAGGAGAGAAACTTATCGTTTGTACCGGTAATGACTGCGATTTTCTTTGGATCCGTTCTTGCGACACTCGGAATGAGTTCGATCAGCGTCGCGGTCCCTGTTTTGATGGAACAGTTCCATACCGATTTGACGGCTATGCAGTGGACGATGACGGGCTATTTACTGGCAACCGGAGTGGTAGCTCCCATCACTGGGTATCTTGGGGATAAGTACAGTACGAAGTACCTGTATATCGCTGCGCTTATTGGCTATACGCTGATTTCAGGGCTTAGCGCTTTCGCTTGGAATATTGAATCGTTAATTGCGTTTCGTATCCTGCAGGGTATTTTTGGCGGGATGATCTTGCCAGCCACGATGACGATCCTTTATCAGGTGATTCCTCGCGAAAAGCAGGCGTTTGCGCTCAGCATGTGGACTTTGTCAACGATGCTTTCGCCCACGTTCGGGCCACTATTGGCGGGCTGGCTGATCGGAAAGTTCGAATGGAAATGGCTGTTCTTCATGGACATTCCGTTCGGCATTGCGGCAGTTGCAGTCGCTTGGCGGCTTATCCCTTATTACAAACTGAATACACCGAAAACGTTCGATTTGCCCGGCTTGGTTACCGTCATTCTGAGCAGCGGCTCCCTCCTGATCGCCTTCAGCGAAGTGCATGCTTGGGGATGGAGCTCATGGAGAATGCTGTCGCTGCTTGCTTTCGGCATCCTCATGCTCGGGTGCTTTATTCGAAGAGAATTGATGATACCCGAACCGCTCCTGAATTTGAAGGTATTTGTTAATGTGAAATATACGGTTAGCCTTGCCGTGTTGGCCGTTATTACACTCAACATGTATTCCGGCGCCTTCTTGATACCGGTGTTCCTGCAGAACGTACAAGAGGTATCCGCATTGGAGGTCGGTTTGATCTTATTTCCGGCCACACTTGCGATGGCGGGGGTGATGCCGCTCGTCGGCAAGCTGTATATGAGAGTAGCCCCGCAGTGGCTGATCGTTTCCGGGATTCTCTTGATCGCGATTGGAACGTTTGCGATAGGACGGCTAAATGTGAATGTATCCCACGGGTACATCGTGATGTGGCTAACGATTCGCTACATTGGGCTTTCCTTAACGATCATGCCGCTTACCAACGTTGGTATGGAGGCCATCCCGCGCGAGCTATCCGGTCACGCTTCATCGGTGAATAACTGGATCCGCCAAGTTTTCGGTTCGTTTTCAATCGCGTTGTTTACTTCACTTATCGCATCACGGTTGACCGTACATAACCAGGCACTTGATTTAGATGGGGCTGCGGAAACTGGGCGCAAGTTGCTGAAGGCGGAGGCCTTTACGTTGAGCTCCAATGATGTATACATCGTGGCGACGATGATCGTATTAGTCGGATTTCCTCTCGTATGGACGCTGTTTAGAGGCAAACCTCGAACTGAAAGGGTAGCGGGTCATAAACTTCGGCCCATCCAAAATTTAACACAAAAGGAGCAGTTAAAATGA
- the thiO gene encoding glycine oxidase ThiO, translating to MKHTNDVIIVGGGVIGSSIAYNLAKRGQSVLLLERGRLGMEASAAAGGMLGAQSEMEDTGALFQWARQSRAMFPQLSEELKALTGIDIGLVREGLLNVALSDVQEQELRAREKLQRAAGEQAEWLSAAAAAKLEPALSGATRGALYLPGDGQVEAPLLAAAFAQAARVLGAKVQEFAQVQGLLTERGRAVGVMTSEGPLYSDHVIVAAGTWSGQLMAGIGVDLPVYPVKGECFSVFTAKPLLKKTLFTTGCYIVPKAGGRLLVGATVVPNSYDRKVSLAGLAELMDRARLLMPAIGEAEWEKAWSGLRPQTTDGLPYIGKVPAYEGLYAACGHYRNGILLSPITGKVIADFVLGGGEENFQLELELGFEAGSGTGSGSEIRSGIGTETGPETRSEAGTQTCSAVESLLDAFSPDLSEQSKRIGRREGNLFSATGKELHGIEAAH from the coding sequence ATGAAACATACGAACGATGTGATCATCGTCGGCGGCGGAGTTATTGGCTCCTCGATCGCCTATAACTTGGCAAAGCGAGGCCAGTCCGTCCTGCTCCTCGAGCGCGGAAGGCTTGGCATGGAAGCCTCGGCAGCGGCAGGGGGCATGCTTGGAGCACAATCCGAGATGGAGGACACGGGAGCGCTTTTCCAGTGGGCCCGGCAAAGCCGAGCGATGTTCCCCCAACTGAGCGAGGAACTGAAAGCTCTCACGGGCATCGACATCGGTCTCGTCCGTGAAGGTCTGCTGAACGTGGCGCTCAGCGACGTTCAAGAGCAGGAGCTTCGCGCGAGAGAGAAGCTCCAACGCGCAGCGGGCGAGCAGGCGGAGTGGCTGAGCGCAGCTGCAGCCGCCAAGCTCGAGCCCGCCTTGAGCGGGGCGACGCGCGGAGCCTTATACCTGCCGGGTGATGGGCAGGTAGAGGCGCCGCTGCTGGCGGCGGCGTTCGCGCAGGCAGCCCGGGTACTGGGGGCGAAGGTGCAAGAATTCGCCCAGGTACAAGGGCTGCTGACGGAGCGAGGCCGAGCCGTCGGCGTTATGACGAGCGAAGGTCCGCTCTATAGCGATCACGTCATTGTGGCGGCTGGTACGTGGAGCGGACAGCTGATGGCCGGTATCGGCGTCGACTTGCCGGTGTATCCCGTGAAGGGCGAGTGCTTCTCTGTCTTTACTGCGAAGCCGTTGTTGAAGAAGACCTTGTTCACGACAGGGTGTTATATCGTCCCGAAAGCCGGAGGACGACTACTGGTCGGGGCGACGGTAGTGCCGAACAGCTACGACCGCAAGGTGTCGCTGGCTGGGCTGGCTGAGCTGATGGATCGCGCGAGGCTGCTCATGCCCGCGATTGGCGAAGCCGAGTGGGAGAAAGCTTGGTCGGGTCTGCGACCGCAGACGACAGACGGGCTGCCGTACATCGGCAAAGTGCCGGCGTACGAAGGTTTATATGCCGCTTGCGGGCATTACCGCAATGGGATTTTGCTTAGTCCGATTACGGGTAAGGTGATCGCGGATTTCGTTTTGGGCGGGGGAGAGGAGAACTTTCAGCTAGAGCTTGAGCTGGGATTTGAGGCAGGATCAGGGACTGGGTCAGGGTCAGAGATAAGATCAGGAATAGGAACAGAGACAGGACCTGAGACAAGATCCGAGGCAGGAACACAGACCTGTTCGGCTGTGGAATCGTTGCTCGATGCTTTTAGCCCAGATCTATCTGAGCAATCGAAGCGGATTGGGCGGCGTGAAGGGAACCTATTTTCAGCCACAGGAAAGGAGCTGCACGGCATTGAAGCTGCACATTAA
- a CDS encoding carbohydrate ABC transporter permease yields the protein MKVKSQLFQAFIHVFFIGIVCLCLLPFFLLLITSFTDEMTIVSEGYSFFPSKLSLAAYEFLWNDSANIFRAYGITILVTVVGTFVGLSITALCAYPLSRKDMLIRKPLAFFVFFTLLFNGGLVPTYLVYTQVFDMKNTLLALIIPGLLSNGFYVLIMRTFFMTSIPTPVIESASIDGAGEFKIFFRIVLPLSLPILATVGLMQTIGYWNDWFNGLVYVTDSKLFSLQNLLNRILLNAQFLSSNASSSTTELAASSNIPMESVRMAMAVIGTIPLLCAYPFFQKYFVKGLVIGAVKG from the coding sequence TTGAAAGTAAAAAGCCAACTGTTCCAAGCTTTCATTCATGTTTTCTTTATTGGCATTGTTTGTCTCTGTCTTCTTCCGTTTTTTCTGCTCTTGATCACATCTTTTACGGATGAAATGACCATTGTGTCAGAAGGGTATTCTTTCTTTCCGAGCAAATTAAGCCTTGCAGCGTACGAATTCTTGTGGAATGATTCCGCTAACATATTTCGTGCTTACGGTATAACCATTCTCGTGACGGTAGTTGGTACGTTTGTGGGGTTGTCGATTACGGCCCTATGCGCCTATCCATTATCCAGAAAGGATATGCTGATTCGCAAGCCGCTCGCGTTTTTCGTGTTTTTCACACTGTTGTTTAATGGGGGCCTAGTCCCCACCTACCTGGTATATACACAAGTGTTTGATATGAAAAACACACTGCTTGCCTTAATCATTCCCGGTTTATTATCCAACGGATTTTACGTGCTGATTATGCGAACCTTTTTTATGACTTCAATCCCAACCCCGGTTATTGAATCAGCATCCATTGACGGGGCGGGGGAATTTAAAATCTTTTTCCGGATCGTGCTTCCGCTCTCTCTTCCCATTCTGGCTACGGTCGGATTGATGCAAACGATCGGCTATTGGAACGACTGGTTCAACGGATTAGTCTATGTGACCGACAGTAAGCTGTTCAGTTTGCAGAACTTGTTAAACCGGATTTTATTAAACGCGCAATTTTTGTCAAGCAATGCGAGCAGCAGCACAACGGAACTTGCCGCAAGCAGCAACATTCCGATGGAATCTGTACGGATGGCTATGGCGGTTATTGGGACTATACCTCTACTGTGCGCGTATCCTTTTTTTCAAAAATATTTCGTCAAAGGTCTCGTTATTGGAGCAGTTAAAGGCTAG
- a CDS encoding Gfo/Idh/MocA family protein: MSTAKLKIGIIGCGGIANQKHMPSLAKLTHLGEMVAFCDVVEERAVKAAKEFGTEQARVYVDYWDLLQDESIDVIHVLTPNLQHSFITVAALEAGKHVMCEKPMAINSIEAKKMLEASKKTGRKLTIGYQNRFRDDSQVLYKACRQGEFGDIYLAKAHALRRRGVPTWGVFTDKEQQGGGPLIDIGTHALDLSLWFMDNYKPKSVTGSVFHKLADKSEGNMFGPWDPKSYEVEDSAFGFIKMENGATIFLECAWALNITDTREAMTTLCGTEGGAEMKGSPAIGKGELVFNSAKYGKLVETKATTGGGIAYFDTGAEDPGVKEARQWLESILNDTEPLVKPEQAFVVTQILEAIYESAKTGKTIEF; the protein is encoded by the coding sequence ATGTCAACAGCTAAATTGAAAATCGGAATTATAGGCTGCGGCGGCATTGCCAACCAAAAACATATGCCTTCTTTAGCGAAACTCACCCATTTAGGCGAAATGGTCGCTTTCTGTGACGTCGTTGAAGAGCGTGCTGTGAAAGCTGCAAAGGAATTTGGAACAGAGCAGGCGAGAGTTTACGTTGACTACTGGGACTTATTGCAAGACGAATCTATTGACGTTATTCATGTGTTGACTCCCAACCTTCAGCATTCCTTCATAACGGTGGCTGCACTGGAAGCGGGTAAGCATGTCATGTGCGAAAAGCCGATGGCCATCAATTCGATTGAAGCTAAAAAGATGCTAGAGGCAAGTAAGAAGACAGGAAGGAAATTGACCATTGGTTATCAAAATAGGTTCAGAGACGATTCACAGGTATTGTACAAAGCATGCCGCCAAGGTGAGTTCGGCGATATTTATCTGGCCAAAGCCCATGCTCTTCGCAGACGCGGCGTTCCGACCTGGGGCGTTTTTACAGACAAAGAGCAGCAAGGTGGCGGACCGTTGATCGACATTGGCACGCATGCGCTGGATTTATCTCTTTGGTTCATGGACAACTACAAGCCGAAATCGGTGACAGGATCGGTATTCCACAAATTGGCGGATAAGTCCGAAGGCAACATGTTCGGTCCATGGGATCCGAAAAGCTACGAGGTTGAAGATTCGGCTTTCGGATTTATCAAAATGGAGAATGGTGCAACCATATTCTTGGAATGCGCTTGGGCGCTGAATATAACCGATACCAGAGAAGCCATGACGACCCTGTGCGGAACAGAGGGTGGAGCGGAAATGAAAGGCAGTCCTGCTATCGGCAAAGGCGAATTGGTTTTCAACAGCGCTAAGTATGGAAAATTAGTGGAAACCAAGGCTACGACAGGCGGAGGCATCGCATATTTCGACACAGGTGCCGAAGATCCAGGCGTGAAAGAGGCTAGGCAATGGCTGGAAAGTATTCTTAATGACACGGAACCTCTTGTCAAACCTGAGCAAGCCTTCGTTGTTACCCAGATTTTGGAGGCTATTTATGAATCGGCAAAAACGGGGAAAACGATTGAATTTTGA
- a CDS encoding sugar phosphate isomerase/epimerase family protein, which produces MSISIGVNLFSVFQALNNDYFGTLERVAAAGYTNVELITTNFMTGVRYSDSFPLQTIKNKLEDLGLNPIASHERLDQDAQNWDQLIKENSELGCKAIVLPSAWIKNREDTLQTAEQLNAIGKKCKENGLQFYFHNHFHEFKRWGDTTLYDILVENTDPSYVKFELDLVWVMRAGLDPMAVLEKLGSRCDIVHQKDLNKEVLHLNVFDALQPGDEDLDMMQLYRGRGYIQAGDFVDLGTGVIDFKATYDKIKEMGTIQYAFIENEGISDDKFTSIENDLKVLQKVI; this is translated from the coding sequence ATGAGCATTTCAATTGGCGTGAATTTATTTTCAGTCTTTCAAGCACTAAACAACGACTACTTTGGCACCCTTGAGAGGGTAGCTGCTGCAGGCTATACCAATGTGGAGTTAATCACCACCAATTTTATGACAGGCGTCCGATACAGTGATTCATTCCCTCTGCAAACCATCAAAAATAAGCTGGAAGATTTAGGGCTTAACCCCATAGCATCCCATGAAAGATTGGATCAAGATGCCCAGAATTGGGATCAGTTAATCAAAGAAAATAGTGAGCTTGGATGTAAAGCGATTGTATTGCCGTCTGCCTGGATCAAAAATCGCGAAGATACACTGCAAACCGCAGAACAATTGAATGCGATCGGGAAAAAATGCAAGGAAAACGGTTTGCAATTTTACTTTCATAATCACTTCCATGAATTCAAAAGATGGGGGGATACGACCTTATACGATATTTTAGTTGAAAATACCGACCCGTCCTATGTCAAATTTGAGTTGGATTTGGTCTGGGTTATGCGCGCAGGCCTTGATCCCATGGCCGTTCTTGAGAAATTAGGCAGCCGATGTGATATCGTCCATCAGAAAGATTTGAATAAAGAAGTCCTCCATCTAAACGTATTTGACGCACTTCAGCCAGGTGACGAAGATTTGGATATGATGCAGCTATATCGGGGGAGGGGATACATCCAAGCAGGTGACTTTGTGGATCTAGGAACCGGTGTAATAGACTTCAAAGCCACTTACGACAAAATAAAAGAAATGGGCACCATCCAATATGCCTTTATAGAAAATGAGGGTATAAGCGATGATAAATTTACGAGTATAGAGAATGATTTAAAGGTTTTGCAAAAGGTTATATAG
- a CDS encoding ABC transporter substrate-binding protein, which translates to MKGNRKRVQTMLAGMMMVSLLLTACSSGNGGSTATNATSTSSASGETGKAKSNLKPYELTVAYYKIGNNKDLQEVQDAVNKLTKEKINATVKFVPIDPAAYQQQINLMLASNENLDLLVTLTALGYGTQAAKGQLVPLEDLLKKYGPDIAKVVTPEIQKATMASGKLYGIPSVRDWAADYGILMRKDIVDKYKIDLSKIKTFDDLDAVFKVVKDNEPNMAAIVPEGGGTSYIASIAPGFMDPLNDDNGVLPDHDNNLKVVNWFESKQYADLLKMVRRWYLDGYIPKDIATNKIRPEDLVKAGKAFSFTVHMKPGYETKEAILTGTPMVAARIIPPVTSTSSIANVMFSIAKNSKDPERAMMFLNLLYSDKELINLIDYGIEGKHYVKKGDLISFPNGIDTQNATYSPNHGWEWGNQFLSYIWETDPITLWKDQADFNKSSKKSKALGFSFTVDPVKTEVAAVQSVKDQFKLGLETGTLDPDKNLPEFISKMKASGMDKIIAEKQKQLDEWAKTNK; encoded by the coding sequence ATGAAAGGTAATCGGAAGCGTGTTCAAACCATGTTAGCGGGAATGATGATGGTTTCTCTTCTACTAACTGCATGCAGCAGTGGTAATGGAGGTTCTACGGCTACAAATGCAACAAGTACATCAAGTGCTTCAGGTGAAACAGGAAAGGCGAAATCGAACTTAAAACCTTATGAACTAACCGTGGCCTACTATAAAATTGGTAACAACAAGGATCTGCAGGAGGTCCAGGATGCCGTTAATAAACTGACCAAAGAGAAAATTAATGCAACGGTTAAATTTGTGCCTATTGATCCTGCTGCGTATCAGCAACAAATCAATCTGATGCTTGCGAGCAATGAAAATTTGGACTTGCTAGTCACTTTGACGGCACTTGGCTACGGTACGCAAGCGGCAAAAGGACAGCTTGTTCCTTTAGAGGATCTGCTTAAGAAATATGGACCGGATATTGCCAAGGTCGTCACACCGGAGATTCAAAAAGCAACGATGGCCAGCGGTAAACTTTATGGCATACCTAGCGTACGCGACTGGGCAGCCGACTACGGCATCCTGATGCGCAAAGATATTGTTGATAAATACAAGATTGATTTGAGCAAGATCAAGACCTTTGATGATTTGGATGCCGTATTCAAGGTCGTCAAAGATAACGAGCCAAATATGGCGGCTATAGTTCCGGAAGGCGGGGGTACATCCTATATCGCGTCCATTGCACCTGGCTTTATGGACCCTTTGAATGATGATAACGGCGTGCTGCCGGACCATGATAATAACCTGAAGGTAGTCAATTGGTTCGAATCGAAGCAATATGCGGATTTATTGAAAATGGTCAGAAGATGGTATTTGGACGGCTATATCCCTAAGGATATCGCTACAAACAAAATTCGCCCTGAAGACCTTGTGAAGGCAGGCAAAGCTTTTTCCTTTACAGTGCATATGAAGCCTGGCTATGAAACGAAGGAAGCCATCTTGACAGGCACACCGATGGTTGCAGCACGCATTATCCCACCTGTCACTTCTACGTCGTCGATTGCAAACGTCATGTTCAGTATCGCGAAAAACTCGAAGGATCCGGAGAGAGCCATGATGTTCCTCAACTTGCTTTATTCCGACAAAGAGTTGATCAACTTGATCGACTATGGCATTGAAGGAAAGCACTACGTCAAAAAGGGTGACTTGATAAGCTTCCCGAATGGCATCGATACGCAGAATGCCACCTATAGCCCGAATCATGGCTGGGAGTGGGGCAATCAATTCCTTTCCTACATCTGGGAAACGGATCCTATTACTCTTTGGAAAGATCAAGCTGATTTCAATAAATCGTCCAAAAAATCGAAAGCGCTCGGTTTCAGCTTCACTGTCGATCCAGTTAAAACGGAAGTGGCCGCTGTTCAAAGCGTGAAGGACCAGTTCAAATTAGGTCTGGAAACCGGTACGCTGGATCCGGACAAAAATTTGCCTGAATTTATAAGCAAAATGAAAGCTTCAGGCATGGATAAAATTATTGCTGAGAAGCAAAAACAGCTGGATGAATGGGCGAAAACGAATAAGTAG
- a CDS encoding response regulator transcription factor, giving the protein MLQLLVVDDEIHAVRGIKAGVAWDQVGFSRVHEAFNIRQAKEIILTQKIDILLCDIEMPEGDGFQLLAWVKEHSPDTESIFLTCHADFEFAQKAIQLGSLDYMLKPVRFPELEKAVRKAIDQLEKKRGLVQFNETYKHYYKLWESYQPMVVERFWQDLIQRSIPSNKLQIKEIMVKQNIPYSDTALFVPVWIRVQRWHKKLTLREEKIMEYALRNSLEELAVRKESNGQIVQVKSGGLLAILPVDPGSKIDKENLKSELQGYIDACNHYFFCDLCCYIGAPVHTEGMLEMFESLVAMESYNVTQTNKIFFQSEQRCSCYDTFQLPKMNGWAEMLKCGCKGKLMKEIDHSLNAMKQMERLDAKFLRGFYEDFLQMIHHVLHNKGLRAHQVFSEELLSMQASTVSRSIADLRQWINTMIEETVSRIYSVDESQTVVEKAKQYIALRINEDVSREDIASHVNMNPDYLTRIFKKETSLTISDYILQERVELAKEMLVKTDLPIGSIAASVGYNNFSHFSKMFKKMAAINPQDYRKLYET; this is encoded by the coding sequence ATGCTTCAATTGCTAGTCGTGGACGATGAAATTCATGCCGTACGAGGGATCAAAGCGGGTGTCGCGTGGGACCAAGTTGGATTTTCGAGGGTTCATGAAGCTTTTAACATACGGCAGGCGAAGGAAATCATTTTAACCCAAAAAATTGATATTCTGCTTTGCGACATTGAAATGCCGGAAGGTGATGGATTTCAACTGTTAGCTTGGGTCAAAGAACACTCTCCGGATACCGAATCCATCTTCTTAACCTGTCATGCTGATTTCGAATTCGCGCAGAAAGCGATTCAATTGGGAAGTCTGGATTATATGCTCAAACCTGTCCGCTTTCCGGAATTGGAGAAAGCCGTTCGCAAAGCGATCGACCAATTGGAAAAGAAAAGAGGATTAGTCCAATTTAATGAAACCTATAAGCATTATTATAAGTTATGGGAATCGTATCAACCGATGGTTGTTGAGCGCTTTTGGCAGGATTTAATTCAGAGGTCTATCCCTTCGAATAAGCTTCAAATCAAAGAAATTATGGTGAAGCAAAATATACCTTATTCCGATACAGCCTTATTCGTGCCGGTATGGATCAGAGTTCAGCGCTGGCATAAAAAACTGACGCTTCGTGAAGAAAAAATAATGGAATACGCCTTGCGCAACTCTTTGGAGGAATTAGCTGTACGGAAGGAGTCCAACGGTCAAATCGTTCAGGTCAAAAGCGGAGGGTTACTGGCCATCCTCCCGGTCGACCCGGGCAGCAAGATCGATAAAGAGAATCTAAAGAGCGAATTACAGGGTTATATCGATGCTTGTAATCATTACTTTTTCTGTGATCTTTGTTGTTATATCGGTGCTCCCGTACATACGGAGGGAATGCTGGAGATGTTCGAATCCCTAGTCGCGATGGAATCCTACAATGTTACACAAACGAATAAAATATTCTTCCAGAGTGAACAACGGTGCAGCTGCTACGATACTTTTCAGCTGCCTAAAATGAACGGATGGGCGGAAATGCTCAAATGTGGATGCAAAGGGAAACTGATGAAAGAGATCGATCATAGTTTGAATGCGATGAAACAAATGGAGAGACTCGATGCCAAATTCCTGCGCGGATTTTATGAGGACTTTCTCCAGATGATTCATCACGTCTTGCATAATAAAGGTCTGAGGGCGCATCAAGTTTTTTCAGAGGAACTCCTGTCTATGCAAGCATCGACTGTTTCCCGTTCCATAGCTGATCTTAGACAATGGATAAATACGATGATCGAAGAAACTGTGAGTCGAATTTATTCGGTGGATGAAAGCCAAACCGTTGTTGAAAAAGCGAAACAATATATTGCTCTGCGCATCAACGAAGATGTTTCGCGGGAGGATATCGCCAGCCATGTGAATATGAATCCGGACTACCTGACAAGAATTTTCAAGAAAGAAACCAGCTTGACGATTTCTGATTATATTCTTCAGGAACGGGTCGAATTGGCTAAAGAAATGCTGGTGAAGACAGATCTTCCGATTGGCAGCATCGCCGCTTCGGTGGGCTACAATAATTTTTCCCATTTCTCAAAAATGTTCAAGAAAATGGCGGCCATCAATCCACAGGATTACCGCAAATTGTATGAAACTTAA
- a CDS encoding ABC transporter permease, which translates to MVIPEIVYLIINNYLPMFGLVIAFKDVNFTKGIWASDWVGFKNFEYLFKTSDAMLITRNTILYNTAFIIINLIIAVGVAILLNEVKKKLFARFYQSVILIPYLISMVIVGYLVLAMLSGETGYINKQVLPMLGMDPISWYSEAKYWPYILTFVNIWKHVGYLCVIYLAAIIGIDTEYYEAARIDGASKWQQITNITIPLITPVIVIMTLLQIGRIFYSEFGLFYQVPLDTGALFPTTNVIDTYVYRALLRLGDIGMSSAAGLYQSVVGFILVLISNYVVSKRNSDNALF; encoded by the coding sequence ATGGTTATACCCGAAATTGTTTATCTGATCATCAACAACTACTTGCCGATGTTTGGTTTAGTCATCGCCTTCAAAGACGTCAACTTTACAAAAGGTATTTGGGCCAGCGATTGGGTGGGATTTAAAAATTTCGAATACCTGTTTAAAACCTCTGACGCTATGCTGATTACTCGAAATACGATTCTATATAACACGGCATTTATTATCATAAATTTGATCATCGCCGTCGGCGTAGCTATTTTGCTGAATGAAGTGAAAAAGAAATTATTCGCCCGGTTTTACCAAAGTGTCATTCTCATCCCCTATTTGATTTCTATGGTTATTGTCGGTTATTTGGTGCTTGCCATGCTAAGCGGAGAAACCGGTTACATTAATAAACAGGTGCTGCCTATGCTTGGAATGGATCCCATCTCATGGTATAGCGAAGCCAAATATTGGCCGTATATCTTGACCTTTGTGAACATTTGGAAGCATGTTGGCTACTTATGTGTCATCTATTTAGCGGCGATTATCGGAATCGACACGGAATATTACGAGGCGGCCAGGATTGACGGAGCGAGTAAATGGCAGCAGATCACGAACATTACGATCCCTTTAATCACCCCGGTTATCGTGATTATGACGCTGCTGCAAATCGGCCGCATATTTTACTCGGAGTTTGGATTGTTCTATCAAGTACCGCTTGATACGGGCGCGCTCTTTCCGACAACCAACGTTATCGATACGTATGTTTATCGGGCTTTACTAAGATTGGGAGACATCGGCATGTCTTCGGCAGCGGGCTTATATCAATCCGTTGTGGGATTCATTCTCGTCCTTATCTCGAATTACGTGGTGAGCAAGCGAAACAGCGATAACGCTTTGTTTTAA